The following are encoded together in the uncultured Fusobacterium sp. genome:
- a CDS encoding helix-turn-helix domain-containing protein has product MDLKECLDKQLENEEFKKEWEEFQPELQLMKQVIGERIKQNISQKELADRMGTKQANISKLENGNANPSLDFLKRLANSLGKKLEIKFV; this is encoded by the coding sequence ATGGACTTAAAAGAATGTTTAGATAAGCAATTAGAAAATGAAGAATTTAAAAAAGAATGGGAAGAATTTCAACCTGAATTACAACTAATGAAACAAGTTATAGGAGAAAGAATAAAGCAAAATATTTCACAAAAAGAATTAGCTGATAGAATGGGAACAAAACAAGCTAATATTTCTAAACTTGAAAATGGAAATGCAAATCCTTCTTTAGATTTTTTAAAAAGATTAGCAAATTCTTTAGGCAAAAAATTAGAAATAAAATTTGTATAG